GCGGTTTTGTGAATGCCATCGGTACGGAAACGGTCACTTCTCCGGTTCTGGATGCCGTGCTGACGCTGGCACGACGCCTGAATATGGTGACAGTTGCTGAAGGCGTCGAAACGCCCGAGCAGGCAGCCTGGCTCCGCCAACATGGCGTGAACTACCTGCAAGGTTACTGGATTAGCCGCCCCATGCCGCTGGCACAATTCCTGAAATGGGAACCTGATTTTGTTAAAGACAGTGAATGATTTCACAATGGCGGTTTCGTCACTTATTATCAGCTAACCATAAGTCTCACTGACGGTGAGCCAGAATAGAAGAGGGATACGCTGCGAATGACTATGCGCTTTGTTTTGCTGTTAATGGCGTTCATCAGCGTGACTTGCCAGGCGCAGAATATTAAAGAGAGCTATGCGTTTGCCGTGCTTGGCGAGCCAAAGTATGAGGCAAACTTTACCCACTTCGATTACGTTAACCCTGCGGCACCTAAAGGCGGGAATATCACTCTCTCTTCGCTAGGGACGTTTGACAATTTCAACCGTTTTGCCCTACGCGGAGTCGCCGCTGAGCGTACCGATTCGCTGTATGACACGCTTTTTGTCACCTCTGATGACGAGCCAGGAAGCTACTACCCGCTTATCGCCGATTCCGTCCGTTACGCAGATGACTTTTCCTGGGCGGAAGTGACGCTCAATCCCCGCGCACGTTTTCATGACGGTTCCCCCGTCAAAGCCAGCGATGTTGCTTTTACCTTTCATAAATTTATGACTGAAGGTGTGCCGCAGTTTCGCCTGGTGTTCAAAGGTGCCACAGTGAAAGCCATCGCCCCACTTACCGTGCGCATCGCACTGGCTGAGCCGGGCAAAGAGAACATGCTGAGTCTTTTCTCGCTCCCGGTGATGCCAGAATCGTTCTGGAAAGACCATAAGCTCAGCGACCCGATCTCCACACCACCGTTGGCTGGCGGCCCTTATCGCATCACCAGCTGGAAGATGGGGCAATACATCGTCTACTCCCGCGTGAAAGATTATTGGGCGGCTAATTTACCGGTCAACCGTGGGCGCTGGAATTTCGATACCATCCGCTACGACTACTATCTGGACGACAACGTCGCCTTCGAAGCGTTCAAAGCCGGAGCGTACGATATGCGCCAGGAAGTCAGCGCTAAAAACTGGGCGACCCGCTACGTGGGCAAAAACTTTGCTAACCACTTCATCGTGAAAGATGAGCAAAAAAACGAATCCGCGCAGGACACCCGCTGGCTGGCGTTCAACATCCAGCGTCCGGTATTTGCCGACCGACGTGTGCGTCAGGCAATCACCCTGGCCTTTGACTTTGAATGGATGAACAAAGCGCTGTTTTACAGGGCTTACAGCCGCACCAATAGTTATTTCCAGAACACTGAGTACGCAGCGCGGGGTTATCCCGACGCCGCCGAACTGACCCTGCTTGCACCACTCAAAGCGGAGGTTCCTCCAGAAGTCTTTACCAGCATCTTTGAGCCACCGACGTCGAAAGGCGATGGCTACGACCGGGATAACCTGCTCAAAGCCAGCAAACTGCTGGACGACGCTGGCTGGACGCTTAAAAACCAGAAGCGGGTGAATGCGCAAACCGGGAAACCGCTCAGCTTCGAGCTGCTGCTCTCTTCAGCGGGCAATAATCAGTGGGTGCTGCCGTTCCAGCACAATCTGGAACGTTTAGGTGTCACCGTGGAGATCCGCCAGGTTGATAATGCGCAGATAACCAACCGCATGCGCAACCGTGATTACGACATGATGCCGCGCTTATGGCAGGCCCAACCGTGGCCCAACACCAATCTGCGGATTTCGTGGGCGTCGGACTATATCAACTCCTCTTACAATGCGCCTGGCGTCAAAAGCCCGGTCATCGACAACCTGATTGATCAGATTATCGCCGCGCAGGGAGATAAAGATAAACTGGTTCCTCTGGGCCGCGCACTCGATCGCGTTTTGACCTGGAACTACTACATGCTGCCGATGTGGTTTATGGGGGAAGATCGCCTCGCTTACTGGGATAAGTTCTCGAAGCCGTCCGTTCGCCCGATCTACTCGCTGGGATTCGATAACTGGTGGTATGACGTCAATAAAGCCGCCAGACTGCCCGCTGAACGGCGTTAAGGAATAAAAATGGGTGCTTACCTGATTCGCCGCTTATTGCTGATTATCCCGACGCTGTGGGCGATTATTACCATTAACTTTTTCATCGTGCAGATTGCTCCCGGCGGCCCGGTCGATCAGGCTATTGCCGCCATCGAGTTTGGCCACAGCGGCAGCTTACCCGGCGGCGGTGGCGAAGGCCTACGCGCCAGCCACGCACAAACAGGCACCGGGAATATCAGTGAGAGTCACTATCGCGGCGGACGTGGGCTAGATCCCGAAGTGATCGCCGAGATCACCCATCGCTATGGCTTCGACAAACCGATTCACGAACGTTATTTCAAAATGCTCTGGGATTACGTACGTTTCGATTTCGGTGACAGCCTGTTTCGCAGCGCCTCGGTGATCCAGCTCATTAAAGATAGCCTGCCGGTATCGATAACCCTCGGGTTGTGGGGCACGCTAATTATCTATCTGGTGTCGATTCCGCTGGGAATACGCAAAGCGGTGCATAACGGCAGCCGCTTCGACATCTGGAGCAGCACTTTCATCATCATTGGTTACGCGATCCCGGCGTTTCTGTTCGCGGTTCTGCTGATCGTCTTTTTTGCTGGCGGCAGTTATTTTGACCTCTTCCCGCTGCGCGGACTGGTGTCAGCTGACTTCAGCTCATTGCCGTGGTATCAGAAAATCACCGATTATCTGTGGCATATCACCCTGCCGGTGCTGGCGACCGTTATCGGTGGGTTTGCCGCCCTGACGATGCTGACCAAAAACGCGTTTCTGGATGAGATCCGCAAGCAGTACGTGGTGACCGCGCGGGCAAAAGGGGTGAGCGAAAAGCAAATCATGTGGAAGCATGTGTTTCGCAACGCCATGCTGCTGGTGATCGCCGGTTTTCCGGCCACTTTCATCAGCATGTTTTTCACCGGCTCGCTGCTAATCGAGGTGATGTTCTCCCTCAATGGCCTTGGCCTGCTCGGCTACGAAGCCACCGTCTCACGCGACTATCCCGTGATGTTTGGCACACTCTATATTTTCACCTTGATCGGCCTGCTGCTGAATATTATCAGCGACATCAGCTACACGCTGGTCGATCCCCGTATTGATTTTGAGGGCCGCTGATGCCGCATTTAAGCCCCGTCAACCAGGCCCGCTGGGCGCGTTTTCGCCATAACCGTCGCGGCTATTGGTCCCTGTGGATCTTTGCCGTGCTGTTTATCCTGAGCCTGTGTTCAGAACTTATCGCCAACGACAAACCGCTGCTGGTGCATTTTAACGATCGCTGGTACACACCGGTTATCAGTAACTACAGCGAAAGCGATTTCGGTGGGCCGTTTGCCACACCGGCGGATTATCAGGACCCGTGGCTGCGCGATCGGCTCGACAACCACGGCTGGACGCTGTGGGCGCCGATTCGTTTTGGCGCGAACAGCATTAACTTCTCCACCTCGACGCCCTTCCCTTCTGCTCCCTCGGCGCAAAACTGGCTAGGGACCGACGCGAACGGCGGGGATGTGCTGGCACGTATTCTCTACGGTACGCGGATCTCCATTCTGTTCGGCCTGATGCTGACGCTGTGTTCAAGCGTGATGGGCGTGGTGGCAGGCGCAGTTCAGGGCTATTACGGCGGCAAAATCGATCTGTGGGGCCAGCGTTTTATTGAAGTCTGGTCCGGAATGCCGACGCTGTTTTTGATTATTTTGCTCTCAAGCGTATTACAACCTAACTTTTGGTGGCTGCTGGGCATTACGGTTCTGTTTGGCTGGATGGCGCTGGTGGGCGTGGTACGCGCAGAGTTTTTACGCACCCGTAACTTCGATTATATCCGCGCAGCACAGGCATTAGGCGTCAGCGATCGCAGCATTATCTTCCGCCATATGCTGCCCAACGCGGTGGTGGCGACGCTAACCTTTCTGCCGTTTATTCTGTGCAGCTCGATTACCACCCTGACTTCGCTCGATTTTCTGGGGTTCGGTTTACCGCTCGGCTCACCGTCATTAGGCGAACTGCTGTTGCAGGGCAAAAACAATTTGCAGGCATCGTGGCTGGGTATTACGGCATTTCTTTCCGTGGCCATATTGCTGTCGCTACTGATTTTTATTGGCGAAGCGGTCCGCGATGCCTTCGATCCTAACAAGGCGGTATAAGATGACCCAGCCTCTTCTTAGCATTGAACATCTTTCTATCGCTTTTACCCAGCAGGGTGAGACGCGTGACGTGGTGAGTGATTTATCTCTGCAAATCCACGCCGGGGAAACGCTGGCGCTGGTCGGTGAATCCGGCTCCGGCAAAAGTGTGACGGCGCTGTCGGTGTTGCGTCTGCTCCCCTCACCGCCGGTGGTTTATCCGCAGGGCGATATCCTGTTCCACAGCCAGTCGTTGCTGCACGCAGATGAACATACCCTGCGCGGGGTGCGCGGGAATAAAATCGCGATGATCTTCCAGGAACCAATGGTGTCGCTAAACCCGCTCCACACCCTGGAAAAACAGCTGTACGAAGTGCTGTCCCTGCACCGGGGAATGCGCAAAGAAGCCGCCCGTGGCGAGATTCTTGATTGTCTGGAGCGTACCGGCATTCGCAATGCCGCCAAACGGCTGACGGACTTTCCGCATCAGCTGTCGGGCGGAGAGCGCCAGCGTGTGATGATTGCCATGGCACTGCTGACGCGCCCGGAACTGCTGATTGCCGACGAGCCGACGACTGCGCTGGATGTCACGGTGCAGGCGCAAATCCTGCAGTTGCTGCGCGAATTGCGCGATGAGCTCAACATGAGCCTGCTGTTTATCACCCACAACCTCAGCATTGTGAAGAAGCTGGCGGATAATGTGGCGGTGATGCAAAACGGCCGCTGCGTCGAACAGAACACAGCGAGCGCCCTGTTCCATGCGCCTCAACACCCTTACACACAGCGCCTGCTCGACAGCGAGCCATCGGGCGATCCGGTCCCGCTGACGGCGGGCAGCCCACCGCTATTGAACGTCGAAAACCTTGGCGTCGCCTTCCCGGTGCGTAAAGGTATTTTCCGCCGCCAGGTGGCAGAGAATACCGTGTTGAAGAACGTCAGCTTTTCGCTGCGTCCAGGTGAAACGCTGGGGCTGGTTGGCGAGTCAGGTTCCGGGAAAAGCACCACTGGCCTGGCACTGCTGCGCCTGATTGCCTCTCGCGGCACCATTATGTTTGATGGTAAACCGCTTCACAGCTGGAACCGCAGGCAGATGTTACCCGTGCGACCACGAATGCAGGTGGTATTTCAGGACCCGAACTCGTCGCTCAATCCCCGGCTGAACGTGCTGCAAATTATTGAGGAAGGGTTGAGCGTTCATCACCCGGAACTGAGCGCTCGCCAGCGAGAAGATGAAGTGATTCGTGTGATGCGGGAAGTTGGACTGGACCCAGAGACACGCCATCGATATCCGGCGGCCTTTTCCGGCGGTCAGCGCCAGCGAATTGCCATCTCCCGCGCGCTGATTTTGAAGCCCGAGTTGATTATTCTGGATGAACCGACGTCGTCCCTCGACAGAACGGTGCAAGCGCAGATTCTGGCATTACTGAAGGGATTACAGGAAAAGCACCGGCTGGCCTATATCTTTATCAGCCACGACTTACACGTAGTGCGCGCGTTGTGCCATCAGGTGATTGTGTTGCGACAGGGAGAAGTGGTCGAACAGGGTGATTGTCAGCGCGTTTTTGCCGCGCCGACGCATGAGTATACGCGTCAGCTGCTAGCGTTGAGCTGACGCTCAGAAAGGATACTGGCCGGAAAACGGCTCGGCGATCGCAACACCAAAGTTTTTCAAACGACAGGTCGCCGCAAATTCATCCTGGCTGTTTACAAACAGGCACGGCTCGCCTTCGCACTCCAGCACAGAGCTGACGACTTCGATATCGGTCAGCGCCTGGCTCAAACGCTCCATAACCGGCCATGCATTTTCATCATCCGGGCTGAGTAACTTCAGCGCAACCAGACTGTTTTCGCCCTCTTTTCCACTTTGCGGAATCGGTTCAACTTTCGAACCTGCAAAACCCGCCGACCAGCGATAGCTCTGGGGCAAGCGATGGACTATAGAGAGTTGTAATGTATTCACGTTCTTTCCCCGGAAGCAAAAAAGCCTTCACAATTTATTTACATTTATAGTAACACATCGTTGCTAACCTGCCGTTATTTTCCTGAGAAACCGCATACAGCCTGATGTTACAAGCTATGAAGTCTGATTTTACAGGGCATTATTTTGTGAGTTACAGGCTCGCTTTGGCGCTATATGTACCCGTTTCTGCGATCTAACTCAACCTTTTTAACTACAACGATGTGACTTTTTACATAAATAGATTTTACATAAAAGAAACAAACAAGGGGTAAACAAACGAGAGTTTGGTTGACGAGCGTCAAAAAAAGGGGCCGCATTGGCCCCTTTTCTTCATCAGCTTGCCGATTTTCGTGGCCGACTGGCGTAGAGATAGAAAAGAATCGAACTGGTGGCGCAAAACGCGATCGACCAAATCATCGGCCAGGCGGTGTTAAACGTCGCCATTGAGAGCAGCGCACCGACAATCGCGCCAATGCCGAAACGGAATGTCCCCGCCAGGGACGATGCGGTTCCCGCCATGTGAGGAAACTCGTC
Above is a window of Lelliottia jeotgali DNA encoding:
- a CDS encoding ABC transporter, periplasmic substrate-binding protein, whose translation is MAFISVTCQAQNIKESYAFAVLGEPKYEANFTHFDYVNPAAPKGGNITLSSLGTFDNFNRFALRGVAAERTDSLYDTLFVTSDDEPGSYYPLIADSVRYADDFSWAEVTLNPRARFHDGSPVKASDVAFTFHKFMTEGVPQFRLVFKGATVKAIAPLTVRIALAEPGKENMLSLFSLPVMPESFWKDHKLSDPISTPPLAGGPYRITSWKMGQYIVYSRVKDYWAANLPVNRGRWNFDTIRYDYYLDDNVAFEAFKAGAYDMRQEVSAKNWATRYVGKNFANHFIVKDEQKNESAQDTRWLAFNIQRPVFADRRVRQAITLAFDFEWMNKALFYRAYSRTNSYFQNTEYAARGYPDAAELTLLAPLKAEVPPEVFTSIFEPPTSKGDGYDRDNLLKASKLLDDAGWTLKNQKRVNAQTGKPLSFELLLSSAGNNQWVLPFQHNLERLGVTVEIRQVDNAQITNRMRNRDYDMMPRLWQAQPWPNTNLRISWASDYINSSYNAPGVKSPVIDNLIDQIIAAQGDKDKLVPLGRALDRVLTWNYYMLPMWFMGEDRLAYWDKFSKPSVRPIYSLGFDNWWYDVNKAARLPAERR
- a CDS encoding Oligopeptide transport system permease protein OppB, encoding MGAYLIRRLLLIIPTLWAIITINFFIVQIAPGGPVDQAIAAIEFGHSGSLPGGGGEGLRASHAQTGTGNISESHYRGGRGLDPEVIAEITHRYGFDKPIHERYFKMLWDYVRFDFGDSLFRSASVIQLIKDSLPVSITLGLWGTLIIYLVSIPLGIRKAVHNGSRFDIWSSTFIIIGYAIPAFLFAVLLIVFFAGGSYFDLFPLRGLVSADFSSLPWYQKITDYLWHITLPVLATVIGGFAALTMLTKNAFLDEIRKQYVVTARAKGVSEKQIMWKHVFRNAMLLVIAGFPATFISMFFTGSLLIEVMFSLNGLGLLGYEATVSRDYPVMFGTLYIFTLIGLLLNIISDISYTLVDPRIDFEGR
- a CDS encoding Oligopeptide transport system permease protein OppC — encoded protein: MPHLSPVNQARWARFRHNRRGYWSLWIFAVLFILSLCSELIANDKPLLVHFNDRWYTPVISNYSESDFGGPFATPADYQDPWLRDRLDNHGWTLWAPIRFGANSINFSTSTPFPSAPSAQNWLGTDANGGDVLARILYGTRISILFGLMLTLCSSVMGVVAGAVQGYYGGKIDLWGQRFIEVWSGMPTLFLIILLSSVLQPNFWWLLGITVLFGWMALVGVVRAEFLRTRNFDYIRAAQALGVSDRSIIFRHMLPNAVVATLTFLPFILCSSITTLTSLDFLGFGLPLGSPSLGELLLQGKNNLQASWLGITAFLSVAILLSLLIFIGEAVRDAFDPNKAV
- a CDS encoding ABC transporter ATP-binding protein is translated as MTQPLLSIEHLSIAFTQQGETRDVVSDLSLQIHAGETLALVGESGSGKSVTALSVLRLLPSPPVVYPQGDILFHSQSLLHADEHTLRGVRGNKIAMIFQEPMVSLNPLHTLEKQLYEVLSLHRGMRKEAARGEILDCLERTGIRNAAKRLTDFPHQLSGGERQRVMIAMALLTRPELLIADEPTTALDVTVQAQILQLLRELRDELNMSLLFITHNLSIVKKLADNVAVMQNGRCVEQNTASALFHAPQHPYTQRLLDSEPSGDPVPLTAGSPPLLNVENLGVAFPVRKGIFRRQVAENTVLKNVSFSLRPGETLGLVGESGSGKSTTGLALLRLIASRGTIMFDGKPLHSWNRRQMLPVRPRMQVVFQDPNSSLNPRLNVLQIIEEGLSVHHPELSARQREDEVIRVMREVGLDPETRHRYPAAFSGGQRQRIAISRALILKPELIILDEPTSSLDRTVQAQILALLKGLQEKHRLAYIFISHDLHVVRALCHQVIVLRQGEVVEQGDCQRVFAAPTHEYTRQLLALS